A single window of Agelaius phoeniceus isolate bAgePho1 chromosome 16, bAgePho1.hap1, whole genome shotgun sequence DNA harbors:
- the SYNGR3 gene encoding synaptogyrin-3, which yields MEGASFGAGRAGAAIDPVEFLKQPQTLLRVTTWIFSIVVFGSIVNECYVNKDSQHPELLCIFNENESACSYGIAVGVIAFFGCIFFFVLDLHFQQISSVKDRKRAVLLDLGFSGFLAFLWFVAFCFLANQWQRTTLTRGFAQGADAARAAITFSFFSIIIWVVLALRALQRYRLGTDMSLFATEQFGTEPSASYPGYPGGSGVESTETYQSPPFSETLEANPKGYQVPAY from the exons ATGGAAGGAGCGTCCTTCGGagcgggccgggcgggggcggccATCGACCCCGTGGAATTCCTCAAGCAGCCGCAGACCCTGCTCCGGGTCACCACCTGG ATCTTCTCCATCGTGGTGTTCGGCTCCATCGTCAACGAGTGCTACGTGAACAAGGACAGCCAGCACCCCGAGCTGCTCTGCATCTTCAACGAGAATGAGAGCGCCTGCAGCTACGGCATCGCCGTGGGCGTCATCGCCTTCTTCGGCTGCATCTTCTTCTTCGTGCTGGACCTGCACTTCCAGCAGATCAGCAGCGTCAAGGACCGCAAACGGGCCGTGCTGCTGGACCTGGGCTTCTCAG GTTTCCTGGCCTTCCTGTGGTTTGTGGCCTTCTGCTTCCTGGCCAACCAGTGGCAGAGGACGACGCTGACGCGGGGCTTCGCGCAGGGCGCGGACGCGGCGCGGGCGGCCAtcaccttctccttcttctccatcatcatctgg GTGGTGCTGGCGCTGCGGGCGCTGCAGCGGTACCGCCTGGGCACGGACATGTCCCTGTTCGCCACCGAGCAGTTCGGCACCGAGCCCAGCGCCTCCTACCCCGGCTACCCGGGCGGCAGCGGCGTGGAGAGCACGGAGACCTACCAGAGCCCGCCCTTCAGCGAGACCTTAGAGGCCAACCCCAAAGGTTACCAAGTGCCAGCGTACTGA